A region of Pempheris klunzingeri isolate RE-2024b chromosome 15, fPemKlu1.hap1, whole genome shotgun sequence DNA encodes the following proteins:
- the LOC139214454 gene encoding dual specificity protein phosphatase CDC14AB-like, giving the protein MAEESDLSGASEFIKDRLYFATLRVKPKNMVTTHYFSTDEEFTYESFYADFGPLNLAMLYRYCCKLNKKLKSFTVPRKKLVHYTSYDQKKRANAAVLIGAYAVIYLKRSPEEAYRTLISGNNSGYLPFRDAAMGECSFNLTVLDCLQGIRKASQYGFFDFDSFHVEEYEHYERVENGDMNWVIPGRILAFSSPHPRSKIDNGYPLHAPEAYFAFFRQNNVTSVVRLNRKLYEGRRFEDAGFEHHDLFFLDGTTPSDLIIRRFLHVCESTEGAVAVHCKAGLGRTGTLIGCYLMKHFRFTAAEAIAWIRICRPGSIIGPQQNFLEEKQHSLWIQGDVHRSKQKAVQQRLSRRQQLQQPQLHSPDSEGGGQEVMSHLLSSMDDLAINSTLNKSYSLDENNCLDSGVTQGDKLRALKGKRPPRSASSSSRLNLSKASHCSILPPPKSSKAPLSFSSSKKLVRSSSSSAMHIKSPFSLSLFSTRPAVIH; this is encoded by the exons ACCGACTGTACTTTGCCACTCTTCGGGTCAAACCAAAGAACATGGTCACCACACACTACTTCAGCACGGATGAGGAGTTCACATATGAGAG TTTCTATGCAGACTTCGGGCCCCTCAACCTGGCCATGCTGTACAGATACTGCTGCAAACTCAACAAGAAGCTCAAG TCCTTCACCGTGCCTCGGAAGAAACTGGTCCACTACACCAGCTACGACCAGAAGAAGAGGGCCAACGCTGCTGTTCTCATCGGTGCCTACGCT GTCATCTATCTGAAGAGGAGCCCAGAGGAAGCCTACAGGACTCTGATCTCTGGAAACAACTCGGGATACCTGCCCTTCAG GGATGCAGCAATGGGAGAGTGCTCCTTCAACCTCACTGTCCTCGACTGCTTACAGGGAATACGCAAG GCATCCCAGTATGGTTTCTTTGACTTTGACAGTTTCCATGTGGAGGAATATGAACACTATGAG CGAGTGGAGAACGGAGATATGAACTGGGTCATTCCAGGGAGGATTCTGGCATTCAGCAGCCCTCACCCTCGCAGTAAGATAGACAATG GTTATCCTCTCCACGCACCGGAGGCGTATTTTGCATTCTTTCGCCAAAATAATGTCACATCCGTGGTCCGTTTGAACAGGAAGTTGTATGAAGGCAGGCGGTTTGAGGATGCAGGATTTGAACACCACGACCTCTTCTTCCTGGATGGGACCACGCCCTCTGACCTCATCATTAGGCGCTTCCTGCACGTGTGTGAAAGCACGGAGGGAGCTGTTGCTGTGCACTGTAAAG CTGGCCTGGGCCGGACAggcactctgattggctgctacCTGATGAAGCACTTCCGCTTCACCGCGGCCGAGGCCATCGCTTGGATCAGGATTTGCCGGCCCGGGTCCATCATCGGCCCCCAGCAGAACTTCTTAGAGGA gaaacAGCACAGTCTGTGGATCCAGGGTGACGTCCATCGCTCCAAACAGAAGGCGGTTCAGCAGCGGCTGAGTCGgcggcagcagctgcagcagccacagcttcaCAGCCCCGactctgaggggggggggcaggaagtCATGTCCCACCTGCTGTCCAGCATGGATGACCTGGCAATCAACAGCACCCTCAACAAATCATACAGCTTGGACGAG AATAACTGCCTGGACAGCGGTGTAACTCAGGGAGACAAACTGAGAGCCCTGAAGGGAAAACGTCCGCCACGATcagcctcctcatcctcaaG GTTAAACCTGTCCAAGGCCTCTCACTGCTCCATCCTCCCACCTCCGAAGTCCTCTAAAGcccccctctccttctcctcttcgaAGAAGCTGGTGCgaagctcctcctcctccgccatGCATATCAAGAG tcCCTTCAGCCTCAGTCTGTTCAGCACCAGGCCTGCTGTCATCCACTGA
- the LOC139214681 gene encoding dynein axonemal intermediate chain 4-like, whose protein sequence is MCASVAREQGQKKRALVLRPTRHTNNVVGCPSRKTFSLGGGSKVLDKSVNHTPRQAAPRVVDEEGHDVTPQPLYLVDPGAMQAKASRFFLDELSAGSASDQTTASGSFTMPFSRSVLGSSRISSQSTIESMNEEIEDTYSKRDIPINFPGTLCPDVQGKRDRVKGHRWTEDTLKEVVDVYISETDSISLLDIPSTFVSVHANDAEAIIERNSQYAEVCRNRMGTDKYVDRSVQTLNGAAKNKQVQSDAVVMVDTATTVTPWDLYDTLMSPEAEDPVCSPEAEGVNCPEAVVDGSRGAERSVSLGSTASTASAASSLREVEVFGNSSNTESDLQLIMQSQRFQQCLMVMERSILGNSFQPRLAAYRQLPQPRDRQREGGTESPGCAALQRLWAFSCELSRGRSVSSMAWNKKNPDLLAVGYGELDSSKQKPGLVCCWSLKNPAWPERVIHCDSAVTSLDFSSSSPSQLAVGMLDGSIALYNVHSQDYKSDVISSRECPNKHLGPVWQLRWTQQELSLSGEERVEALLSVAADGRISKWFVCNSGLDCIDLMKLKKIDSPKKKAGGKQTDSVLSALTPGLCFDFHPTDPSLYLVGTLEGLIHTCSSSNSQQFVDTYRKHFCAVNSIAWCPLSPDVFLSCSSDWTIQLWRRDYLNPVLGFTSTQRAVRDIKWSLKWATVFGAVNEGQLEIWDLSSSILDPLLVQPAGPGVTMTALLFASHTDCVLAADSGGQVTVYKLQRPSVGQSSQVKADVLEDIIHSAASRQL, encoded by the exons ATGTGTGCCTCTGTGGCCCGGGAACAAGGACAGAAGAAACGCGCTCTGGTGCTGAGGCC caccagacacacaaacaacgTCGTCGGTTGCCCGAGTAGGAAGACTTTCAGCCTGGGGGGTGGCAGCAAAGTCCTGGACAAGAGCGTCAACCACACCCCGAGACAGGCCGCTCCCCGG GTAGTTGATGAAGAAGGCCATGATGTCACGCCCCAGCCTCTGTACCTGGTGGATCCAGGTGCGATGCAGGCTAAAGCCAGCAGGTTCTTTCTGGATGAACTGTCTGCTGGATCAGCATCAGACCAGACCACAGCCTCCGGGAGCTTCACCATGCCTTTCTCCAG GTCAGTATTGGGAAGCAGCAGAATATCGAGCCAGTCTACCATAGAGTCGATGAATGAGGAAATTGAGGACACATATTCCAAACGAGACATACCCATCAACTTCCCAGGTACATT ATGTCCAGATGTGCAGGGGAAAAGAGACAGGGTGAAAGGGCACAGGTGGACAGAAGACACGTTGAAAGAGGTTGTCGACGTCTACATCTCTGAGACAGACAGCATCTCTCTGCTGGACATACCCAGCACCTTTGTGTCAGTACATGCTAATGACGCAGAAGCTATCAT agagagaaatagcCAGTATGCTGAGGTTTGCAGGAACAGAATGGGCACTGATAAGTACGTGGATCGATCGGTGCAGACACTGAATGGAGCAGCTAAGAACAAACAGGTCCAGAGTGACGCCGTGGTCATGGTGGACACAG CCACAACAGTTACCCCCTGGGACCTGTATGACACCCTGATGAGCCCTGAGGCGGAGGACCCTGTGTGCAGCCCTGAGGCGGAGGGGGTCAACTGTCCGGAGGCTGTGGTGGACGGCAGCAGAGGTGCAGAGAGGAGCGTGTCACTGGGTAGCACAGCCAGTACAG ccaGTGCTGCCAGCTCACTGAGAGAGGTGGAAGTGTTTGGGAACAGTTCAAACACAGAGTCCGACCTGCAGCTGATCATGCAGTCACAGAGGTTCCAGCAGTGCTTAATGGTAATGGAGAGGAGCATCCTGGGAAACAGCTTCCAGCCCAGGCTGGCTGCGTACAGACAGCTGCCCCAACCACGAG acaggcagagggaggggggcacagaGAGTCCTGGATGTGCAGCCCTGCAGCGTCTCTGGGCTTTCAGCTGTGAGCTGAGCAGAGGACGCAGCGTCAGCAGCATGGCCTGGAACAAGAAGAACCCG GACCTCCTGGCTGTGGGCTATGGTGAGTTGGACTCTAGCAAGCAGAAACCAGGCCTGGTGTGCTGCTGGTCTCTCAAAAACCCCGCG TGGCCTGAGCGTGTGATCCACTGTGACAGCGCTGTGACGTCCCTGGATTTCTCATCAAGCAGCCCCAGTCAGCTGGCTGTGGGGATGCTGGACGGCAGCATCGCTCTCTACAACGTGCACAGTCAGGACTACAAGTCCGATGTCATCAGCAGCAG ggaatGTCCCAACAAGCACTTGGGCCCAGTGTGGCAGCTCAGATGGACCCAGCAGGAGCTGAGTTTGtcgggagaggagagggtggaggctcttctctctgtggctgcagaCGGCAGGATCAGCAAGTGGTTTGTCTGCAACAGTGGCCTTGACTGCATTG ACCTTATGAAGCTGAAGAAGATTGATAGTCCAAAGAAGAAGGCTGGagggaagcagacagacagtgtgctGTCAGCTCTGACTCCTGGTCTGTGCTTTGACTTCCATCCAACA GACCCCAGTCTCTACCTGGTGGGCACATTGGAAGGTCTCATCCACACATGCTCGTCTTCCAACAGTCAGCAGTTTGTGGACACGTATAGGAAACACTTT TGTGCTGTGAACAGCATCGCATGGTGTCCACTCAGTCCAGATGTGTTCCTGAGCTGCTCCTCTGATTGGACCATCCAGCTGTGGAGGCGGGACTACCTTAACCCCGTGTTGGGCTTCACCTCCACCCAGAGAGCCGTGCGCGACATCAAGTGGTCCCTGAAGTGGGCCACGGTCTTTGGAGCCGTTAATGAGGGACAGCTGGAGATCTGGGACCTCAGCTCCAGCAT CTTGGACCCACTCCTGGTGCAGCCTGCTGGCCCCGGTGTGACGATGACAGCCCTGCTGTTcgcctcacacacagactgtgtgctGGCGGCAGACAGTGGGGGACAAGTGACGGTCTACAAGCTCCAGAGGCCCAGCGTGGGCCAGAGCAGCCAGGTAAAG GCTGACGTTCTGGAGGACATCATCCACTCTGCAGCCTCCAGGCAGCTCtag
- the fam151a gene encoding protein FAM151A isoform X2 encodes MEDRGDRQGGDVAGTEESQSRTRPQSSSQALDFGPKSQPGLHLGCLTKQQLILSVAAGLAVLLTAITVTAVLLTTHSGSSAPLPSFATGGDMLDFLVQLGDISTPDGLLATWFHRANSKEEMNKALAGDAMILESDVTLEGYGTPGQKPIPIMAHPPDIYSDNTLDQWLDAVLSSRKAVKLDFKSLESVGLSLELLRQKNSSRGINRPVWLNADILRGPNVPAFVPPVNGSRFLLLIQERFPDVTVSPGWKVVYVPPPLLSQTYTRSMVEDMYSLIQDVPQKVTFPVHALLVHSGWQHISWLLSRSPRFSLTLWQGSIHPNVSDLLFVRDNSHPARVYYDVYEPTLSAFKQAAGQPGRLRRFYPGGDLMDFLYPIHSLPPPNGPAVRWWTVTDETSLLARLSDADGGMLVVRVASDTDQPGVPVVRGSGRRTRALTLEDVLQLLGQRGDAPWGVHLRIPTQQLVEASLDLLQQAYSRQTLYRPVWISMEGVRSADNTQFVSTVEWLFPYVTLVLSELTWPPVIPEVVRGLSQRVAIHVNAVPEGQEVLSSLMGLLDTYDLIVDEDPSGSAGALAALKGLVSRRAGRADTHLYVVPEQS; translated from the exons ATGGAAGACAGAGGGGACAGGCAGGGGGGGGACGTGGCTGGCACAGAGGAAAGTCAAAGCAG GACGAGGCCACAGTCCAGCAGCCAAGCTTTGGACTTCGGACCGAAGAGTCAGCCGGGCCTTCATCTGGGCTGTCTGACAAAGCAACAGCTCATCTTATCAGTGGCTGCTGGACTGGCCGTCCTGCTGACCGCCATCACTGTCACAGCCGTGCTGCTCACCACACACTCAG GTTCCTCagctcctcttccctcctttgCTACTGGTGGAGACATGCTGGACTTCCTGGTTCAGTTGGGTGACATCAGTACACCTGATGGTCTGCTGGCGACCTGGTTTCACAGAGCCAACTCAAAGGAGGAAATGAACAAAGCTCTGGCAG GAGATGCTATGATCCTGGAGTCCGATGTCACTCTGGAGGGTTACGGAACACCCGGTCAGAAGCCGATCCCCATCATGGCCCACCCTCCTGACATCTATAGCGACAACACTCTGGACCAGTGGCTGGACGCCGTGCTGTCCTCTAGAAAAG CCGTGAAGTTGGACTTTAAGTCTCTGGAGTCGGTGGGTTTGTCACTGGAGCTGCTTCGTCAGAAGAACAGTAGCCGAGGAATAAACAGGCCTGTGTGGCTTAACGCAGACATTCTCCGAGGTCCCAACGTACCAGCCTTCGTGCCTCCTGTCAACGGAAGCCG ATTTCTGTTGCTGATTCAGGAGAGGTTTCCTGATGTGACTGTGTCTCCTGGATGGAAG GTGGTTTATGTCCCCCCTCCACTTCTCAGTCAGACCTACACCAGGTCCATGGTGGAAGACATGTACAGTCTGATCCAAGATGTCCCCCAAAAG GTGACATTCCCGGTCCACGCCCTGCTGGTTCACAGCGGCTGGCAGCACATCAGCTGGCTCCTCAGCCGGTCGCCACG GTTCAGTCTGACGTTGTGGCAGGGGTCAATTCACCCCAATGTCAGTGACCTGCTGTTCGTCCGGGACAACAGCCACCCCGCCAGAGTCTACTACGACGTGTACGAACCCACACTGTCTGCTTTTAAACAGGCTGCGG GGCAGCCGGGCCGTCTGAGGAGATTCTACCCTGGGGGAGACCTGATGGACTTCCTCTATCCAATCCACAGCCTCCCACCCCCCAACGGCCCGGCAGTCCGCTGGTGGACAGTCACCGATGAAACATCCCTGCTGGCTCGGCTGTCAG atgcTGATGGTGGTATGCTGGTGGTCCGGGTGGCTTCTGACACTGACCAACCTGGAGTCCCTGTGGTGAGGGGTTCTGGGAGGAGGACAAGGGCCCTCACACTGGAG gatgtcctgcagctgctggggCAGAGAGGCGATGCCCCCTGGGGTGTCCACCTGAGGATCCCCACTCAGCAGCTGGTGGAGGCCTCTCTGGACCTGCTGCAGCAGGcctacagcagacagacactctACAGGCCTGTGTGGATCAGCATGGAGGGTGTACGGAGCGCGGACAACACACAG TTTGTATCCACAGTAGAATGGCTCTTCCCTTACGTCACCCTGGTCCTGTCAGAGCTGACGTGGCCTCCTGTGATCCCAGAGGTGGTGAGGGGCTTGTCCCAGCGGGTGGCCATACATGTGAACGCAGTGCCTGAAGGACAGGAGGTGCTGAGCTCTCTCATGGGACTCCTGGACACATATGACCTCATAGTGGACGAGGACCCAAGCGGCAGCGCTGGAGCTTTGGCCGCCCTCAAAGGGCTCGTGAGTCGGCGGGCAgggagagcagacacacacctgtatgTGGTGCCTGAGCAGTCCTGA
- the fam151a gene encoding protein FAM151A isoform X1, with amino-acid sequence MEDRGDRQGGDVAGTEESQSRTRPQSSSQALDFGPKSQPGLHLGCLTKQQLILSVAAGLAVLLTAITVTAVLLTTHSGSSAPLPSFATGGDMLDFLVQLGDISTPDGLLATWFHRANSKEEMNKALAGDAMILESDVTLEGYGTPGQKPIPIMAHPPDIYSDNTLDQWLDAVLSSRKAVKLDFKSLESVGLSLELLRQKNSSRGINRPVWLNADILRGPNVPAFVPPVNGSRFLLLIQERFPDVTVSPGWKVVYVPPPLLSQTYTRSMVEDMYSLIQDVPQKVTFPVHALLVHSGWQHISWLLSRSPRFSLTLWQGSIHPNVSDLLFVRDNSHPARVYYDVYEPTLSAFKQAAGQPGRLRRFYPGGDLMDFLYPIHSLPPPNGPAVRWWTVTDETSLLARLSDADGGMLVVRVASDTDQPGVPVVRGSGRRTRALTLEDVLQLLGQRGDAPWGVHLRIPTQQLVEASLDLLQQAYSRQTLYRPVWISMEGVRSADNTQEFVSTVEWLFPYVTLVLSELTWPPVIPEVVRGLSQRVAIHVNAVPEGQEVLSSLMGLLDTYDLIVDEDPSGSAGALAALKGLVSRRAGRADTHLYVVPEQS; translated from the exons ATGGAAGACAGAGGGGACAGGCAGGGGGGGGACGTGGCTGGCACAGAGGAAAGTCAAAGCAG GACGAGGCCACAGTCCAGCAGCCAAGCTTTGGACTTCGGACCGAAGAGTCAGCCGGGCCTTCATCTGGGCTGTCTGACAAAGCAACAGCTCATCTTATCAGTGGCTGCTGGACTGGCCGTCCTGCTGACCGCCATCACTGTCACAGCCGTGCTGCTCACCACACACTCAG GTTCCTCagctcctcttccctcctttgCTACTGGTGGAGACATGCTGGACTTCCTGGTTCAGTTGGGTGACATCAGTACACCTGATGGTCTGCTGGCGACCTGGTTTCACAGAGCCAACTCAAAGGAGGAAATGAACAAAGCTCTGGCAG GAGATGCTATGATCCTGGAGTCCGATGTCACTCTGGAGGGTTACGGAACACCCGGTCAGAAGCCGATCCCCATCATGGCCCACCCTCCTGACATCTATAGCGACAACACTCTGGACCAGTGGCTGGACGCCGTGCTGTCCTCTAGAAAAG CCGTGAAGTTGGACTTTAAGTCTCTGGAGTCGGTGGGTTTGTCACTGGAGCTGCTTCGTCAGAAGAACAGTAGCCGAGGAATAAACAGGCCTGTGTGGCTTAACGCAGACATTCTCCGAGGTCCCAACGTACCAGCCTTCGTGCCTCCTGTCAACGGAAGCCG ATTTCTGTTGCTGATTCAGGAGAGGTTTCCTGATGTGACTGTGTCTCCTGGATGGAAG GTGGTTTATGTCCCCCCTCCACTTCTCAGTCAGACCTACACCAGGTCCATGGTGGAAGACATGTACAGTCTGATCCAAGATGTCCCCCAAAAG GTGACATTCCCGGTCCACGCCCTGCTGGTTCACAGCGGCTGGCAGCACATCAGCTGGCTCCTCAGCCGGTCGCCACG GTTCAGTCTGACGTTGTGGCAGGGGTCAATTCACCCCAATGTCAGTGACCTGCTGTTCGTCCGGGACAACAGCCACCCCGCCAGAGTCTACTACGACGTGTACGAACCCACACTGTCTGCTTTTAAACAGGCTGCGG GGCAGCCGGGCCGTCTGAGGAGATTCTACCCTGGGGGAGACCTGATGGACTTCCTCTATCCAATCCACAGCCTCCCACCCCCCAACGGCCCGGCAGTCCGCTGGTGGACAGTCACCGATGAAACATCCCTGCTGGCTCGGCTGTCAG atgcTGATGGTGGTATGCTGGTGGTCCGGGTGGCTTCTGACACTGACCAACCTGGAGTCCCTGTGGTGAGGGGTTCTGGGAGGAGGACAAGGGCCCTCACACTGGAG gatgtcctgcagctgctggggCAGAGAGGCGATGCCCCCTGGGGTGTCCACCTGAGGATCCCCACTCAGCAGCTGGTGGAGGCCTCTCTGGACCTGCTGCAGCAGGcctacagcagacagacactctACAGGCCTGTGTGGATCAGCATGGAGGGTGTACGGAGCGCGGACAACACACAG GAGTTTGTATCCACAGTAGAATGGCTCTTCCCTTACGTCACCCTGGTCCTGTCAGAGCTGACGTGGCCTCCTGTGATCCCAGAGGTGGTGAGGGGCTTGTCCCAGCGGGTGGCCATACATGTGAACGCAGTGCCTGAAGGACAGGAGGTGCTGAGCTCTCTCATGGGACTCCTGGACACATATGACCTCATAGTGGACGAGGACCCAAGCGGCAGCGCTGGAGCTTTGGCCGCCCTCAAAGGGCTCGTGAGTCGGCGGGCAgggagagcagacacacacctgtatgTGGTGCCTGAGCAGTCCTGA